A genomic stretch from Sander vitreus isolate 19-12246 chromosome 17, sanVit1, whole genome shotgun sequence includes:
- the yipf4 gene encoding protein YIPF4: protein MQFSPTNVDFTFVSSTEAEELSGTISAPDIKLNMGGEGGKDPYATTFLRQRGYGWLLEVDEDDTEESKPLLEELDIDLKDIYYKIRCVLMPMPSLGYNRQVVRDNPDFWGPLAVVLLFSMISIYGQFRVVSWIITIWIFGSTTIFLLARVLGGEVSFGQVLGVIGYSLLPLIVIAPLLLVIGGFEVVSTLIKLFGVFWAAYSAASLLVGDEFKTKKPLLIYPIFLLYIYFLSLYTGV from the exons ATGCAGTTCTCTCCCACCAACGTAGATTTCACGTTCGTCTCTTCGACAGAGGCTGAAG AGCTCAGCGGCACCATCAGTGCCCCGGATATTAAGCTGAACATGGGCGGTGAGGGCGGTAAAGATCCATATGCCACCACCTTCCTGAGGCAGCGAGGCTACGGCTGGCTGCTGGAGGTGGACGAGGATGACACTGAAGAGAGCAAGCCACTTCT GGAGGAGCTGGACATCGACCTGAAGGACATCTATTACAAGATTCGCTGTGTGCTGATGCCCATGCCGTCCCTGGGTTATAACCGGCAGGTGGTCCGAGACAACCCGGACTTCTGGGGCCCTCTAGCCGTGGTGCTGCTCTTCTCCATGATCTCCATCTATGGACAGTTCAGG GTTGTGTCTTGGATCATCACCATCTGGATCTTTGGATCGACAACCATCTTCCTGCTGGCTCGTGTTCTTGGTGGCGAG GTATCCTTCGGCCAGGTTCTTGGAGTGATCGGAtattctcttcttcctctcatcGTTATAGCCCCTCTGCTCCTAGTGATCGGAGGCTTTGAGGTGGTTTCTACACTAATCAAA CTGTTCGGAGTCTTCTGGGCTGCTTACAGTGCTGCTTCGCTGCTCGTCGGAGATGAATTCAAAACCAAGAAGCCCCTTCTCATATAtcccatttttcttttgtacatCTACTTCCTGTCGTTGTATACTGGTGTGTGA
- the exo1 gene encoding exonuclease 1, translating to MGISGLLQFIKDAAEPIHVKKYKGQTVAVDTYCWLHKGAFSCAEKLAKGEPTDQYVWYCMKFVEMLLSFSIKPILVFDGRNLPSKREVEKARRERREVNLQKGRQLLREGKLSEARDCFTRCVNITPAMAHNLIKAARARGVDCVVAPYEADAQLAYLTKSGLAQAVITEDSDLLAFGCKKVILKMDKQGNGLEIDQSNMGRCRSLGNVFTEEKFRHMCILSGCDYLASLHGIGLGKACKLLRLAKDPDILKVIRKMGQYLKMNLVVPEEYIEGFIRANNTFLYQLVFDPVRRKVVPLNPYPEHMDPATLSYAGLNLGDDKGLQMALGNLDINTMERIDDFSPDKPIPQVSKARSRSWNSSPAPTGTSIWNGGSKPASAAPPHSPASPGRPLSTRGKERIISMVGLRLPCKGLQAKRPREDCSVSDQDVLQQYLCSSQKRSRSDHHPDKPTLPSQPRPRNRFATLLQRRNQGAEEDGQATCSRFFSSSSPASSLSTQELAQEDSLQDASPTHDSSPSTQTNDSDGPDIPSVDTPSPSPSPSTTSPSAASQGLRLFHWSGSSTPTEQSRMPQSTSGLVALQQFQYKKNTKSHRPPEDMSPICQSSTGTNPEEKDDLPDSPPSQDSAYFSQSQPSSHQEDAASEMNLSKDSELEQSPTHSTEADTKRGMLRSKVSGLLKLKSSSQRPAAKVRTLGPARVSGLSRKSVGSARKTSLSNNENNPGAQATISSLWKNFSFKKDPQKMAACKKGEPMSPVKDNVPASSAQTDMKLISSF from the exons ATGGGAATTTCTGGACTGCTGCAGTTCATCAAAGATGCTGCAGAGCCCATCCACGTGAAAAAATACAAAGGCCAGACTGTGGCTGTCGACACGTACTGTTGGCTGCATAAAGGAGCATTTTCATGTGCTGAGAAGCTCGCTAAAGGAGAACCAACTGATCA GTATGTGTGGTACTGCATGAAATTTGTGGAGATGTTGTTGAGCTTCAGCATCAAACCAATACTGGTGTTTGATGGACGCAATCTGCCTTCAAAACGAGAAGTGGAAAAGGCTCGCAGAGA GCGCAGAGAAGTCAATCTTCAGAAAGGAAGACAGCTACTACGTGAAGGCAAACTGTCGGAGGCCAGAGACTGTTTTACACGCTGTGTAAACATCACCCCAGCCATGGCTCATAACCTTATTAAG GCTGCAAGGGCGAGAGGAGTGGACTGTGTTGTGGCTCCATATGAAGCTGATGCTCAGTTAGCTTACCTCACTAAATCTGGTTTGGCCCAGGCTGTCATCACAGAAGACTCTGACCTGCTGGCATTTGGCTGCAAAAAG GTGATCCTCAAAATGGACAAGCAGGGCAATGGCCTAGAGATAGACCAAAGCAACATGGGCCGCTGTCGCTCTCTGGGGAACGTTTTCACAGAGGAGAAGTTTCGCCACATGTGCATCCTCTCAGGATGCGACTATCTGGCTTCCCTACATGGCATCGGCCTAGGAAAGGCCTGCAAACTGCTGAGACTGGCCAAAGATCCTGATATCCTGAAG GTGATCAGAAAGATGGGCCAGTATCTCAAGATGAATCTTGTCGTCCCTGAAGAGTACATTGAGGGATTCATCAGAGCCAATAACACCTTCCTCTACCAGCTGGTGTTCGATCCTGTCAGGAGGAAGGTTGTACCCCTCAACCCGTACCCAGAGCACATGGACCCAGCCACCCTCAGCTACGCTGGACT TAATCTAGGAGATGACAAAGGCTTGCAGATGGCCTTAGGAAACCTTGACATCAACACCATGGAGAGGATAGATGACTTCAGCCCAGACAAACCCATTCCCCAG GTTTCTAAAGCCCGCAGTCGCAGCTGGAACTCCTCACCAGCCCCCACTGGGACCAGTATCTGGAATGGAGGCTCAAAGCCAGCATCTGCTGCCCCGCCCCATTCTCCTGCCTCTCCAGGCAGGCCTCTCTCCACCAGGGGCAAGGAGAGAATCATCAGCATGGTCGGTCTCAGGCTGCCCTGCAAAGGGCTGCAGGCGAAGAGACCACGAGAAG ACTGTAGTGTATCGGACCAAGATGTGCTACAGCAGTACTTGTGCTCCAGTCAGAAGCGATCTAGGTCAGACCATCATCCAGACAAGCCAACATTACCCAGTCAGCCCCGGCCGCGCAACCGCTTTGCCACGCTGCTGCAGAGGAGGAACCAGGGAGCTGAGGAGGACGGCCAGGCCACATGCAGCAG GTTTTTCAGCAGTTCCAGTCCAGCATCCAGTCTGAGCACTCAGGAGTTGGCTCAGGAGGATTCCCTTCAGGATGCCAGTCCCACTCATGACAGTTCTCCCAGCACCCAGACCAATGACAGCGATGGTCCTGACATTCCATCTGTGGACACCCCCAGCCCGTCTCCATCACCCAGCACCACGTCTCCCAGTGCAGCCAGTCAGGGCCTCAGGCTGTTTCACTGGTCAGGCAGCTCCACCCCCACTGAACAATCGAGAATGCCTCAGTCCACTTCAGGCCTGGTCGCCCTGCAGCAGTTTCAGTACAAGAAGAACACAAAGAGCCATAGACCCCCTGAAGACATGTCCCCCATATGTCAGTCCTCCACTGGCACTAACCCAGAGGAAAAGGATGACCTCCCAGATTCCCCTCCCTCCCAGGACAGCGCCTACTTCTCCCAGTCCCAGCCTTCCTCCCACCAGGAGGACGCTGCATCG GAAATGAATTTAAGCAAAGATTCTGAGCTAGAGCAGAGTCCCACACACTCAACAGAAGCAGACACGAAACGTGGCATGCTGAGATCAAAG GTTTCAGGTCTGTTGAAGCTGAAGTCCAGCAGCCAGCGTCCAGCAGCTAAGGTGCGAACATTGGGCCCGGCCAGGGTCAGTGGACTGAGCAGGAAGTCTGTGGGTTCTGCGAGGAAAACCTCTTTGTCAAATAATGAGAATAACCCTGGAGCCCAGGCCACCATCAGCAGCCTCTGGAAGAACTTCagctttaaaaa AGATCCCCAGAAGATGGCTGCCTGTAAGAAAGGTGAGCCCATGTCTCCAGTCAAAGACAACGTGCCGGCTAGCTCCGCTCAGACGGACATGAAATTAATCAGcagcttctga